From one Staphylococcus kloosii genomic stretch:
- a CDS encoding DeoR/GlpR family DNA-binding transcription regulator produces MITEKRHELILNELSKKDFLSLQELIDNIGCSASTIRRDLSKLQQLGKLTRLHGGATLNQSVVIEPNLIDKRSQNLHEKKDIGRIASELIEDNDCVFLDAGSSTLEMIPFITSNNITVVTNGLTHVEELIKNGIKTITIGGQVKSNTFATVGPSAIETLGRYRFDKAFIGINGIDINYGLTTPDDQEAFVKKYALKQALNKFVVADSSKFNKVFFTNVPIDQDVSIITSEQIKEIENYDLFSRHYDILGGKR; encoded by the coding sequence ATGATTACTGAAAAACGTCATGAATTGATTTTGAATGAACTTTCAAAAAAAGATTTCTTATCATTACAAGAATTAATCGACAATATAGGCTGTAGTGCATCTACTATACGTAGAGATTTATCTAAGCTGCAACAACTAGGGAAGTTAACGCGCCTGCATGGTGGTGCTACATTAAACCAGTCAGTTGTCATAGAACCTAATCTTATTGATAAACGTAGCCAAAATCTTCATGAAAAGAAAGATATAGGTCGAATAGCTTCAGAATTAATCGAAGATAACGATTGTGTATTTTTAGATGCAGGTTCGTCTACGCTAGAAATGATTCCTTTTATTACTAGCAATAACATTACAGTCGTAACCAATGGTCTCACCCACGTTGAAGAATTAATCAAAAATGGTATCAAAACGATAACGATTGGTGGTCAAGTTAAATCCAATACGTTTGCTACTGTCGGACCTAGTGCTATCGAAACGCTGGGCCGATACCGATTTGATAAAGCATTTATAGGTATTAATGGTATAGATATAAACTATGGCTTAACTACACCAGATGATCAAGAAGCTTTTGTTAAAAAATATGCCTTGAAACAAGCGTTAAATAAATTTGTTGTTGCTGACAGCTCTAAATTTAATAAAGTCTTTTTCACCAATGTACCTATTGATCAAGATGTATCAATAATCACTTCAGAACAAATTAAAGAAATTGAAAATTATGATTTATTTAGTCGCCATTACGACATATTAGGAGGAAAACGATGA
- the pfkB gene encoding 1-phosphofructokinase — MIYTVTFNPSIDYIMVSKDFQIDGLNRASSTHKFAGGKGINVSRVLQTLNVASTALGFVGGFPGNFIKDTLLNSNIATDFVTVDEDTRINVKLKTDNETEINAPGPQITEEQLNTLLEKIKNTAADDIVIVAGSVPKSIGNDVYEKIAAITKSTGAQLVVDAEKHLVESVLPYGPLFIKPNKDELEVMFDVTINSDTEVVKYGREILAQGAKSVIVSLGGEGAIYVDHQQSFKATVPKGKVINTVGSGDSTVAGMVAGLTSGYSVSSAFKLAVAAGTATAFNDDLAQGEAIKNIESQVEIHKLDGSD, encoded by the coding sequence ATGATTTATACAGTAACTTTTAACCCATCAATAGATTATATTATGGTTTCGAAAGACTTCCAAATTGATGGTTTAAATCGTGCTTCATCAACGCATAAATTTGCTGGGGGGAAAGGCATTAATGTCTCAAGAGTACTGCAAACATTAAATGTTGCATCAACCGCTTTAGGGTTTGTAGGTGGCTTTCCAGGAAACTTTATTAAAGATACATTATTAAACAGCAACATTGCTACAGATTTCGTCACAGTGGATGAAGACACGCGTATCAATGTGAAATTAAAAACTGACAATGAGACAGAAATCAATGCACCGGGTCCTCAAATTACTGAGGAACAATTAAATACATTACTTGAAAAGATTAAAAATACTGCGGCTGACGATATCGTTATCGTGGCTGGTAGTGTACCGAAAAGTATAGGAAATGATGTTTATGAAAAAATAGCAGCTATTACTAAATCGACAGGTGCTCAATTAGTAGTAGATGCTGAGAAACATTTAGTTGAAAGTGTACTACCGTATGGTCCGTTATTTATTAAACCTAATAAAGACGAATTAGAGGTTATGTTTGATGTCACGATTAACAGTGACACGGAAGTGGTTAAGTATGGCCGTGAAATATTAGCACAAGGTGCAAAATCAGTGATTGTGTCGCTTGGGGGAGAAGGAGCAATTTACGTTGACCATCAACAAAGCTTCAAAGCCACAGTTCCTAAAGGTAAAGTAATAAATACTGTTGGATCGGGTGATAGTACAGTAGCAGGAATGGTTGCTGGTTTAACGAGTGGTTACTCAGTATCATCTGCATTTAAATTAGCAGTTGCTGCAGGGACAGCAACAGCCTTTAATGATGACTTAGCACAAGGTGAAGCAATAA
- the galU gene encoding UTP--glucose-1-phosphate uridylyltransferase GalU — protein MKKIKKAIIPAAGLGTRFLPATKAMPKEMLPILDKPTIQYIVEEAAKAGIEDIIIVTGKHKRAIEDHFDNQKELEMILEEKGKDDLLERVKYSTELANIFYVRQKEQKGLGHAIYSARQFIGDEPFAVLLGDDIVESDTPAIKQLMDIYEQTEKSVIGVQEVPEEETHRYGIIDPIAQQGRRYEVKKFVEKPAEGTAPSNLAIMGRYVLTAEIFNYLETQGKGAGGEIQLTDAIERLNKDNQVFAYDFEGNRFDVGEKLGFVKTTIEFALKDQSMRDELKTFIKSLNLD, from the coding sequence GTGAAAAAGATAAAAAAAGCAATCATACCTGCTGCGGGGTTAGGTACAAGATTTTTACCGGCAACAAAAGCAATGCCTAAAGAAATGTTGCCTATATTAGATAAACCAACAATACAATACATAGTCGAAGAAGCAGCAAAAGCTGGAATCGAAGACATTATTATCGTTACAGGTAAACATAAAAGAGCAATAGAAGATCATTTTGATAATCAAAAAGAATTAGAAATGATTTTAGAAGAAAAAGGAAAAGATGATTTATTAGAACGTGTAAAATATTCAACTGAATTAGCCAATATTTTCTATGTAAGACAAAAAGAACAAAAGGGATTAGGGCATGCTATTTATTCAGCACGTCAATTTATAGGTGATGAACCATTCGCTGTATTATTAGGTGACGATATCGTTGAATCAGATACGCCTGCAATCAAACAACTTATGGATATTTATGAGCAAACTGAAAAGTCAGTGATAGGTGTTCAAGAAGTTCCAGAAGAAGAAACGCATAGATATGGCATTATTGATCCTATAGCACAACAAGGACGACGCTATGAAGTGAAAAAGTTTGTTGAAAAACCAGCTGAAGGCACTGCGCCTTCGAATTTAGCAATAATGGGACGTTATGTCCTTACAGCAGAAATCTTCAATTATTTAGAGACACAAGGTAAAGGTGCAGGTGGCGAAATTCAGCTAACAGATGCGATTGAACGTTTAAATAAAGATAATCAAGTTTTTGCCTATGATTTTGAAGGTAATCGTTTTGACGTAGGTGAAAAGTTAGGTTTTGTTAAAACGACGATTGAATTTGCATTAAAAGACCAGTCGATGCGTGACGAGTTAAAAACATTTATTAAATCACTCAACCTTGATTAA
- the ybaK gene encoding Cys-tRNA(Pro) deacylase encodes MKHKKTNAMRILEKANIDYELNKYEVTNKHMDGATVAQIVGVDAKFVYKTLVLENAQHECFIFVIPVEETLNMKQAAHTAQQKKLALLPLERLKQVTGYVRGGCSPIGMKKHFPTYIDESALQLQNVYVSGGERGMQIKINSQDLIYIAEAEAANIIE; translated from the coding sequence ATGAAACATAAAAAAACGAATGCGATGCGTATATTAGAAAAAGCCAATATCGATTATGAGCTAAACAAATATGAAGTTACGAATAAACATATGGACGGGGCTACGGTTGCGCAAATTGTTGGTGTAGATGCTAAGTTTGTGTATAAAACGCTAGTACTAGAAAATGCACAACATGAATGTTTTATATTTGTAATTCCAGTCGAGGAAACGTTGAATATGAAACAGGCAGCGCATACCGCACAACAAAAGAAATTAGCGTTATTGCCACTTGAGCGACTGAAACAAGTTACAGGTTATGTGAGAGGTGGTTGTTCACCAATAGGCATGAAAAAACACTTTCCAACGTATATAGATGAAAGTGCATTACAGCTACAAAATGTTTATGTTAGCGGCGGAGAACGCGGTATGCAAATTAAAATAAATAGCCAAGATTTGATTTATATAGCAGAAGCAGAAGCTGCCAATATTATAGAATAA